One window of the Mycobacterium sp. SVM_VP21 genome contains the following:
- a CDS encoding phosphoglycerate mutase family protein has product MGKRIWNRTGTLFALLAAALAAVLVLSGCSGTPHPRNITLTLVRHAESEANAAGILDTSVPGPGLTEKGRVQAQEIADQLSRGHHDGVYASSMVRTQQTAAPLARELGRQVQILPGLREISAGWFGDKPRSIADSAYWLAPQAWLHGDRTAAIPGSIDGNQFNDEFGAAVQQIYDSGDTNPVAFAHGASIATWTLMNVKNPRDELLIDHPLPNLGKVVLTGNPATGWKLLDWDGIRAF; this is encoded by the coding sequence ATGGGGAAGCGCATCTGGAACCGCACCGGCACCCTGTTCGCACTGTTGGCGGCGGCGCTGGCCGCGGTCCTGGTGCTCAGCGGTTGTTCGGGGACACCGCACCCGCGCAACATCACCCTGACGCTGGTCCGGCACGCGGAATCCGAAGCCAACGCCGCCGGAATCCTCGACACGTCGGTGCCCGGTCCGGGACTGACCGAGAAAGGCCGCGTCCAGGCTCAGGAAATCGCAGATCAGCTCTCCCGCGGCCACCACGACGGTGTCTACGCCTCGTCGATGGTGCGCACTCAGCAGACCGCCGCCCCGCTAGCCCGCGAACTCGGACGTCAGGTGCAGATCTTGCCCGGGCTGCGAGAGATCAGCGCCGGTTGGTTCGGCGATAAGCCTCGATCGATAGCCGATTCGGCGTATTGGCTTGCCCCGCAGGCATGGCTTCACGGCGACCGGACCGCGGCCATCCCCGGCTCGATCGACGGCAACCAGTTCAACGACGAGTTCGGCGCCGCGGTCCAGCAGATCTACGACTCCGGCGACACCAACCCGGTGGCGTTCGCCCACGGGGCGTCGATCGCGACGTGGACGCTGATGAATGTCAAGAACCCCCGCGATGAGCTGTTGATCGACCATCCACTGCCTAACCTCGGCAAGGTGGTGCTCACCGGCAACCCAGCCACCGGCTGGAAACTGTTGGACTGGGACGGAATTCGCGCATTCTGA
- a CDS encoding dehydrogenase, with protein MALDPTAIGATADPMPFAWTERDTMLYALGVGAGTADLAFTTENSHDTPQQVLPTYAVICCMGFAAVGKIGTFNPALLLHGSQEVRLFAPLPPAGSLQVVAEVADIQDKGEGKNAVVMLRARGTDSKTSELVVETLTTLVIRKAGGFGGEPGQRALAPQIPDTEPDSRVVYATREDQALLYRLSGDRNPLHSDPWFATTLAGFPKPILHGLCTYGFAGRALVAELGGGDASRVSAISARFTDPVFPGETLTTSIWRTEPGKAVFRTEAAGPDGANPRVVLDDGAVEYQV; from the coding sequence GTGGCACTGGACCCGACGGCCATTGGCGCGACCGCCGACCCGATGCCGTTCGCATGGACCGAGCGCGACACCATGCTCTACGCGCTCGGGGTCGGCGCCGGAACAGCCGATCTGGCGTTCACCACCGAGAACAGCCATGACACCCCGCAGCAGGTGTTGCCCACCTACGCCGTCATCTGCTGCATGGGCTTTGCGGCCGTCGGCAAGATCGGCACGTTCAACCCGGCGCTGCTGCTGCACGGCTCCCAAGAGGTGCGACTGTTCGCGCCGCTGCCGCCCGCCGGAAGCCTGCAGGTGGTGGCCGAGGTGGCCGACATCCAGGACAAGGGTGAGGGCAAGAACGCTGTCGTGATGCTGCGGGCGCGCGGCACCGATTCGAAGACTTCCGAACTGGTCGTCGAGACGCTGACCACCCTGGTCATCCGCAAAGCCGGCGGCTTCGGCGGGGAACCCGGGCAACGGGCCCTCGCGCCGCAGATCCCCGACACCGAACCGGATTCCCGCGTCGTGTACGCGACCCGGGAGGACCAGGCGCTGCTCTATCGGCTCTCCGGCGACCGCAACCCGCTGCACAGCGATCCATGGTTCGCCACCACGCTGGCCGGTTTCCCCAAGCCGATCCTGCACGGGCTGTGCACCTACGGTTTCGCTGGTCGTGCGCTGGTTGCCGAGCTTGGTGGCGGCGACGCCAGCCGAGTCAGCGCCATCTCGGCGCGGTTCACCGACCCGGTGTTCCCGGGCGAGACGCTGACCACCTCGATCTGGCGGACCGAGCCGGGTAAGGCAGTGTTTCGCACCGAGGCCGCGGGTCCCGACGGCGCCAACCCGCGAGTGGTGCTCGACGACGGCGCGGTGGAATACCAGGTCTGA
- a CDS encoding DNA polymerase Y family protein: MADSRVLALWCMDWPAVAAAAAAGLPATAPIAVTLANRVIACSAGARAAGVRRGLRRREAAARCPALHVVAADTDRDARLFEPVLAAVDELMPAAEVLRPGLLVVSVRGAVRAFGSEERAAERLVDAVAATDVECQVGIADGLSTAVLAARAGAVVPPGGDARFLSALSIRQLAAEPSLSGPGRDGLVDLLWRLGIRTIGQFAALPRPDVTSRFGPDALIAHRFARAEPERGPSGREPTPDLEAVLHCDPPIDRVDAAAFAGRSLAGALHRTLMAAGVGCTRLAIHAVTDTGEELTRVWRCAEPLTEDATADRVRWQLDGWLNSRVGSDRPTGPVTLLRLEPVEVLSATEALQLPLWGGLGEEDRLRARRALVRVQGLLGPEAVRVPVLSGGRGPAERITLTPLGDEPVPLADPRQPWPGRLPEPSPSVLLDDPVELLDAERNPIRVTGRGLFSADPAWLVARGRDDRLRWWAGPWPVDERWWDPQREGPGSGRTARVQALLEDSPGSAAPGRALLLCYRLRRWYLEGVYE; encoded by the coding sequence ATGGCCGACTCTCGAGTACTGGCGCTGTGGTGCATGGACTGGCCCGCGGTCGCCGCGGCGGCCGCGGCGGGGCTGCCGGCCACCGCGCCGATCGCGGTCACTCTGGCCAACCGGGTGATCGCCTGTTCGGCGGGTGCCCGTGCGGCGGGGGTCCGGCGTGGGCTGCGACGCCGAGAAGCGGCGGCCCGCTGTCCAGCGCTGCATGTGGTGGCCGCCGACACCGATCGTGATGCCCGGCTGTTTGAGCCGGTCCTGGCTGCGGTCGACGAACTGATGCCGGCTGCTGAGGTGTTGCGGCCCGGGCTGCTGGTGGTGTCGGTGCGCGGTGCGGTGCGCGCCTTCGGCTCCGAGGAGCGGGCCGCTGAACGCCTCGTCGATGCAGTGGCCGCGACCGATGTTGAATGCCAGGTCGGGATCGCCGATGGGCTCTCCACCGCGGTGCTCGCCGCACGTGCCGGAGCCGTGGTGCCGCCTGGGGGAGACGCCCGATTCCTGTCGGCGCTGTCGATCCGCCAGCTTGCCGCCGAGCCCAGCCTGTCCGGGCCCGGGCGGGACGGCCTGGTCGACCTGTTGTGGCGCCTGGGAATTCGAACCATTGGGCAATTCGCTGCGCTGCCCCGTCCGGATGTCACCTCGCGGTTTGGCCCCGATGCGCTCATCGCGCACAGGTTCGCCCGCGCCGAGCCGGAACGCGGGCCGTCCGGGCGGGAGCCCACGCCGGATCTCGAGGCGGTGCTGCACTGCGATCCACCGATCGACCGGGTCGACGCCGCGGCGTTCGCCGGGCGCTCGCTGGCCGGTGCACTGCACCGGACGCTGATGGCCGCCGGGGTCGGCTGCACCCGGCTGGCCATTCACGCCGTCACCGACACCGGGGAAGAGCTGACCCGGGTGTGGCGGTGCGCCGAGCCGTTGACCGAGGACGCTACCGCGGATCGGGTGCGCTGGCAGCTGGACGGCTGGTTGAACAGCCGCGTCGGCTCCGACCGGCCGACCGGTCCGGTGACGCTGCTGCGGCTGGAGCCGGTGGAGGTGCTCTCGGCGACCGAGGCGCTGCAGTTGCCGCTGTGGGGCGGCCTCGGGGAGGAAGATCGGTTGCGTGCCCGCCGCGCCCTGGTGCGGGTGCAGGGCCTGCTCGGTCCCGAAGCGGTGCGGGTGCCGGTGCTCTCCGGCGGCCGCGGCCCCGCCGAGCGCATCACCTTGACCCCGCTGGGGGATGAGCCGGTGCCGCTAGCCGACCCGCGCCAGCCGTGGCCCGGCCGGCTCCCCGAACCCTCGCCATCGGTACTGCTCGATGATCCGGTGGAACTGCTTGACGCCGAACGCAATCCGATCCGAGTGACGGGCCGGGGGCTCTTCTCCGCCGACCCGGCGTGGCTGGTCGCCCGGGGTCGCGACGACCGGCTGCGCTGGTGGGCCGGTCCCTGGCCGGTCGACGAGCGGTGGTGGGACCCGCAGCGGGAGGGGCCGGGATCCGGGCGCACCGCCCGGGTCCAGGCGCTGCTGGAGGACTCGCCGGGAAGTGCAGCGCCCGGGCGGGCGCTGCTGCTGTGTTACCGGCTGCGGCGGTGGTATCTGGAGGGGGTGTACGAGTGA
- a CDS encoding TMEM175 family protein, giving the protein MSTSDGSDAPAGLTDTGRVEAFSDGVFAIAVTLLVLDLKAPEHAPGQLLEGLIRQWPAYLGYLASFGYVAVIWLNHHQAFTAIKQVNKGVHLANIALLFTTALIPFPTAVLSRAFIDGADSHDARTAVALYAGILTAMCASWLLLFDQVSRCPDRLVADEVDPRVFAAQRFRSMTGIVAYLVAGVIGVVWSPMVALAVFVVMPAFYAINIPGIGRRDSTHH; this is encoded by the coding sequence ATGAGCACATCTGACGGCTCCGATGCTCCGGCCGGCTTGACCGACACCGGGCGGGTGGAGGCGTTCAGCGACGGTGTGTTCGCGATCGCGGTGACCCTGCTGGTGCTCGACCTCAAAGCACCCGAGCACGCCCCCGGGCAACTGCTGGAGGGCCTGATCCGGCAGTGGCCGGCCTACCTCGGCTACCTTGCGTCGTTCGGCTACGTCGCGGTGATCTGGCTCAACCACCACCAGGCGTTCACCGCAATCAAACAGGTCAACAAGGGTGTACACCTGGCCAACATCGCCCTGCTGTTCACCACGGCACTCATCCCCTTTCCGACCGCGGTGCTCTCCCGCGCGTTCATCGACGGCGCTGACAGCCACGACGCGCGTACCGCCGTGGCCCTGTACGCCGGCATTCTGACAGCGATGTGCGCGAGTTGGCTGCTGCTGTTCGACCAGGTCAGCCGATGCCCCGACCGGCTGGTCGCAGATGAGGTGGATCCGCGCGTGTTCGCAGCCCAGCGGTTTCGGTCGATGACCGGGATCGTCGCCTATCTGGTGGCGGGCGTGATCGGCGTGGTGTGGTCGCCGATGGTCGCGCTGGCGGTTTTCGTCGTGATGCCGGCCTTCTACGCGATCAATATCCCGGGTATCGGACGGCGAGACTCAACTCACCATTGA
- a CDS encoding SDR family oxidoreductase: MRYVVTGGTGFIGRRAVTRLLETRPEAQVWVLVRRASLGRFEALAAANGQAWGERGNPLVGDLTEENLGLTDSALAELGDIDHVLHCAAIYDITAGAAEQQAANVEGTRAVIGLARRLDATLSHVSSIAVAGDYAGEFTEDDFDIGQELPTPYHQTKFEAEALVRSAPGLRYRIYRPAVVVGDSRTGEMDKVDGPYYFFPLLAKLAALPRLTPMAVPHTGRTNVVPVDYVVDALIELMHADGYDGRTFHLTAPKSIGLPDIYRAVAAEAGLPPLRATLPGALAAPVLNVSGRARVWRNMVATQLGLPAEVLDLVNLRPTFVADATRAALGDSVRLPEFADYAPGLWRYWAAHLDPDRARRDDPAGPLVGRHVVITGASSGIGRASAIAVAERGGTVFALARSGSALDDLVAEIRASGGQAHAFTCDVTDSASVEHTVKDILGRFGHVDYLVNNAGRSIRRSVTNSSDRLHDYERTMAVNYFGAVRMVLALLPHWRERRFGHVVNVSSEGVLAHSPRYSAYVPTKAALDAFADVVSTETLSDHITFTTIHMPLVATPMIAPSRKHLPVGAISAEHAAAMVVRGLVERPDRIDTPLGTLAEAGNYVTPGLARRVLHQLYLGYPDSPAARGVAPSDTVAAVAPVTQSPRRQASRRPKRPSRAIARVRVPRPVKRAVRLVPGVYW; the protein is encoded by the coding sequence ATGCGTTATGTCGTTACCGGCGGTACCGGGTTTATTGGGCGGCGGGCGGTGACGCGTCTGCTGGAGACCAGGCCGGAAGCGCAGGTGTGGGTGCTGGTGCGCCGCGCCTCGCTGGGCCGCTTTGAGGCCCTGGCCGCTGCGAACGGTCAGGCATGGGGCGAGCGGGGGAATCCGCTGGTCGGCGACCTGACGGAAGAGAATCTGGGGTTGACCGACTCGGCACTTGCCGAACTCGGCGACATCGACCATGTGCTGCACTGCGCGGCCATCTACGACATCACCGCCGGTGCGGCCGAGCAGCAGGCGGCCAACGTCGAGGGCACCCGCGCGGTGATCGGGCTGGCCCGGCGCCTGGACGCCACCTTGTCGCACGTGTCCTCGATCGCGGTGGCCGGTGACTACGCCGGCGAGTTCACCGAAGACGACTTCGACATCGGCCAGGAACTGCCGACCCCGTATCACCAGACCAAGTTCGAGGCCGAAGCACTGGTGCGTTCGGCGCCGGGGCTGCGGTACCGGATATACCGCCCGGCGGTGGTGGTGGGCGATTCCCGCACCGGCGAGATGGACAAGGTCGACGGGCCCTACTATTTCTTCCCGCTGCTGGCCAAGCTGGCGGCACTGCCCAGGCTCACCCCGATGGCCGTGCCCCACACCGGGCGTACCAACGTCGTGCCGGTCGACTACGTGGTCGACGCGCTGATCGAGCTGATGCACGCAGACGGGTACGACGGGCGCACCTTCCACCTGACCGCGCCGAAATCCATTGGCCTGCCCGACATCTACCGGGCTGTCGCAGCCGAGGCCGGACTGCCGCCGCTACGCGCCACGCTGCCCGGCGCGCTGGCAGCCCCGGTGCTCAACGTCAGTGGGCGTGCCCGGGTGTGGCGCAACATGGTGGCCACCCAGCTGGGCCTTCCCGCCGAGGTGCTCGACCTGGTGAACCTGCGGCCGACGTTCGTCGCCGACGCCACCCGTGCGGCGCTGGGAGATTCTGTCCGGCTGCCCGAGTTCGCCGACTATGCGCCGGGACTGTGGCGATACTGGGCGGCGCACCTGGATCCCGACCGCGCCCGCCGCGACGACCCGGCCGGGCCCCTGGTGGGGCGGCACGTCGTCATCACCGGGGCGTCCAGTGGTATCGGCCGGGCCTCGGCGATCGCCGTCGCCGAGCGCGGCGGCACGGTCTTCGCGCTGGCCCGCAGCGGCTCCGCACTCGACGACCTGGTCGCCGAGATCCGGGCCTCGGGCGGACAGGCCCACGCGTTCACCTGTGACGTCACCGATTCGGCGTCGGTGGAGCACACCGTCAAGGACATCCTGGGCCGGTTCGGGCACGTCGACTACCTGGTGAACAACGCCGGCCGGTCGATCCGTCGCTCGGTGACCAACTCGAGCGACCGGCTGCACGACTACGAACGCACCATGGCGGTCAACTACTTCGGCGCGGTGCGGATGGTGCTGGCCTTGCTGCCGCACTGGCGGGAACGCCGATTCGGCCACGTGGTGAACGTCTCCAGCGAAGGGGTGCTGGCGCACAGCCCCCGCTACAGCGCGTACGTGCCCACCAAGGCCGCACTGGACGCGTTCGCCGATGTGGTGTCGACCGAGACGCTGTCGGATCACATCACGTTCACCACCATCCACATGCCGCTGGTGGCCACCCCGATGATTGCGCCGTCGCGAAAGCACCTCCCGGTCGGGGCGATCAGCGCCGAGCACGCCGCGGCCATGGTGGTGCGCGGCCTGGTCGAGAGGCCGGACCGGATCGACACCCCACTGGGCACCTTGGCCGAAGCCGGCAACTACGTCACCCCCGGGCTGGCGCGCCGAGTGCTGCACCAGCTCTACCTGGGCTACCCCGACTCTCCTGCGGCGCGCGGCGTGGCACCCAGTGACACCGTTGCAGCCGTTGCGCCCGTTACGCAATCGCCTCGGCGGCAGGCGTCGCGCCGGCCGAAGCGGCCGTCGCGAGCGATCGCCAGGGTGCGGGTGCCCCGCCCGGTCAAGCGGGCGGTGCGGTTGGTTCCGGGCGTGTACTGGTGA
- a CDS encoding DUF2236 domain-containing protein produces the protein MAQSVETDAATDALPLGPQSLVWRYFGDNRMFLIGPRPAVLQNMLAELGQGVLDHSVFFSDTAARIKRSLPPIFMTVYGDESDNTGQQVRDFHRDIKGFMPPGQGKANRYHALDPETYYWAHATFVEQVLYFADTFVKRLTPAEKERIYLESKTWYRRYGVSDRAMPADYAAFERYWNQMLDKVLVDHPTAKYGVGYVTKGFPCPKGVPPALWRAISVVFNPLAAFLTTGGMPPSTRAQLGLPWSERQARRYQRFAAVCRSRPVNWAWDHLPMRLRYNQFAYAGYTRG, from the coding sequence ATGGCCCAATCCGTGGAGACCGACGCGGCTACCGACGCCCTGCCGCTGGGGCCGCAGTCCCTGGTGTGGCGCTACTTCGGGGACAACCGGATGTTCTTGATCGGGCCGCGGCCCGCGGTGCTGCAGAACATGCTCGCCGAACTCGGCCAGGGCGTACTGGACCACTCGGTGTTCTTCAGCGACACCGCCGCCCGCATCAAACGCTCGCTGCCGCCGATCTTCATGACCGTCTACGGCGACGAGTCGGACAACACCGGCCAGCAGGTGCGCGACTTCCACCGCGACATCAAGGGTTTCATGCCCCCCGGGCAAGGAAAAGCAAACCGGTATCACGCCCTGGATCCCGAGACCTACTACTGGGCACACGCCACCTTCGTCGAGCAGGTGCTGTACTTCGCCGACACCTTCGTCAAGCGGCTGACCCCGGCCGAGAAGGAGCGGATCTACCTCGAATCGAAGACCTGGTATCGCCGCTACGGTGTCAGCGATCGGGCTATGCCGGCCGACTACGCCGCGTTCGAGCGCTACTGGAATCAGATGCTGGACAAGGTTCTCGTCGACCACCCGACCGCCAAGTACGGCGTCGGCTATGTCACCAAGGGCTTTCCCTGCCCCAAGGGAGTGCCGCCGGCGCTGTGGCGGGCGATCTCGGTGGTCTTCAATCCGCTCGCAGCGTTTCTCACCACCGGCGGTATGCCGCCGAGCACCCGTGCCCAACTGGGCCTGCCGTGGAGTGAGCGACAGGCGCGGCGTTATCAGCGGTTCGCCGCGGTCTGCCGGTCGCGGCCGGTTAACTGGGCGTGGGATCATTTGCCGATGCGACTGCGCTACAACCAATTCGCCTATGCCGGCTACACCCGGGGCTGA